The Methylobacterium durans nucleotide sequence AGCATCTTGGTCGACGCGGGCGTAGATGGTGAGGCTGAAGAGGATCAATGTCCCGAGGATCACGATGAGGTAGAGAGCGAACCAGAGATAGCGCTCGGCCTCATCAATGGCGCGACGAGCCCACGAATGCCCGGGAACCCCCGCAGCGGGATCATGAGAGTCCTCTGCCGGTGCAGCCTGAGCTTCCGATCGATTCGCCACGGTGTTCACAGACCGTCTCCCGTGCTTTGACAGGCGCGAGCGCAGCGGGCCTGCGGTGCTTGTGTCGATCCCGCTTCGCAGCTTCGGCGTCTCCTGCTGCCGCCTTACCAAGCCGGCCGGCTACTCCGGACCTCCTATGTGGGGTCTCGGCTCTGCCCCGGCCGGACACCGCTGATAGCTCTGGAGGCTTTCGAAATCCGCCCCCAGCGAGATCATGCCGTCCTCCCTCGAAACGAGGATCAGGTTCGCGACGGACGGCTGCGGCTGTTCGCCGGACGAGCATCGCAGGTGAGCGGAGTAGATCGCGCCGGCTCGTCCCGCCGTCTCATCAACCCAGTCGATCGTGCATCGCGAGTCGGCTCGGGAATATGCCGACGCCGTGATCGAGAGGGGTGGCTGATCGTTCTTGGTGCACGACTGCCCGCCCGCGATCCACTCGCCCCAGAACGCCTCCGGGACAGCCTTGTGGCGCTTGATATCCGCAGTCGCAGCGTGGGGAGCGATGAGGATGGAGACGATTGCGGCCATGCAGGTGAAGCGCATGCATGCCTCCCAACTCTTCGCTGCGTCAGACCATCAGCGCCTGTCCCGGACTGCGTGTTGTGGAGTTCGGGGGCCCACCGGGCGAGCCACATATGCTCGCAGCGCGTTGCGAGCATACGGAGGCCGAGCAAGGCAGCTTGACCGAATGGGACATCGGCTCATGCTCGGCCCGCAAGCGCACTCTGATGTCTGATGCCTCAAAAGGGCTTGGCTCGGAACGAGATGAGTCGGAGCGGGACGTCCGCTGAGGCCGGTGGATCGCCCGAAAGCCACCGTTCCGCCTTCGGCCAGCATCCGTCATGTGGGCCAGCGAGATCAGGCACCCGGAATCGGGTGCTGAAAGTCCGCGGTAGGGTGATGGCCGCTCAAATCACGACGTACGAGGAGCCCGACAGACCAGCGCATCGCTGCGAAGGCCGACAGCTTACTCAGGTGTGCAGGGACTGTCCCGAACGGTGATGAAAGAACAATTCCCTGCACGTTGCGGACGACAAGCACGCTGCGCATGGCGGGGTAGCGGCCGCCGGCCATGATCCTCCCGTAAGATGCGGGTGACCGCGATGTCGACGATCCACCGCGACGAGATGTTTGATCGCGGGGTTTGATGGCGCAGCGTCCGTGCCTCGTTGCGGAGGCCGTGGAATGCGTCCGTCGCCGAACCGGCTGCTCCGTTTTGAACCGGATCTGCCGCCCGCACGCAGGCTGAGCCGAGCCGGCTCGCGGCAACGCCTCTCCCCGGTGGCGCAGGCGGTCGTCGCGTCCGCCACGAACTACCCCGGTTTGCGATCCCGGCGATATGCACGATGCCAAGCTCGGCCGTAACGGCCGATCACCCGAGACACGGACACGTGCAACGTCGGGTCGGCAACCTCACCCGGATCAAACGAGATCAATGTGATCCACGCGCAGGATCGGATTGACAGAGTTGTCGCCTGTGTCGAACGCCGCAAAACCCAATGTGTGAGGTCCGGCCGTGGCGAACGAGATCGAGTGGTACGATCCTGAAGCCGATGTGGCCTTTGCCAGCAAACTTACAGTTCCATCGACGGAGACCATCCCAAAATCTTGATAGGGTCCGCTGTCGGTGAATGTGAACGACCAGTCAAATACGACGGATTGGCCAGCCTCCACGATGAGGGTCGTCTTCATCGCATGGCCTGCCGAGGGAAGGGTTCCCGCCGCTGTTGAGATGGAACCGTGGGAAAGGCCGAGGAAGTCCTCGATTTCTGCCGCCGTCTTGCCAGCACTCGATGTGATCGTTCCTTCCGCCCCGTCCCCGGTGGCGCCTACGGTGGCGCCGCCGGTGTATGTCCAGCCCACCAATCCGTTGTCGAAGGAGAAGAGCGCCTCTCTTGTGCCATTGATCGTGATGCCGATCGGTGTTGCCGTTCCATCGATCGCGTTCACCGAGATCGTATCGCTCAACGTCTCTCCGGTGTTCAGAGCCTGCACGGCCGGCAACGCATTGCCGGTCAGCGTGTAGGTCCAGGCACCGCGTGCATCGATCGTCACGATGCCATAGCTGCCGTTGTAGCTCCCGGCCACGAAGGAGCTTTCTCCCGCATCGACATCCGTGATGGTCAGGAGGCCATTGGCGCTCAGGACCTGATCTTCGGTTACAGAGCCGGTGCTGATGCCGCCGAAGGTCGGAGCGTCGTTGGTGCCGTCGATGGTGACGACGATGCCGTGCTGCGTCCCGTCGCGGCTGGCGACGGTCAACGTGTCAGTCGTGTGGTCGTGCGCACCGAGCGCCTGCACGGCGGCATGGCCGTTGAGCAATGCGTAGACCCAATGTCCTGCGCTATCGATCGACAGCGTGCCGTAGGCGCCGGTCACCGACCCCGCGAGGAAGACGCTATCCCCCTCGTCAGGATCGGAGATCGTGAGCTGGCCCGCCGCAGTGAGAAGGCCGTCCTCCCGAACGGTCCCGGCATCGACGCCTGCGATGACGGCGGCGTCGTCGGCGCCAGTGACCGTGACCGTGATGACATGCTGGGTTCCGTCCAGGCTGGTGACCGTGAGCAGATCGGCGTCATGGACGCCAGCTTTCAGGCCCTGCACGGCTTTGCTGCCGTTCAGCAAGGTGTAGGTCCAAGCGCCGCTCTCATCGATCGCAAGCGAGCCGTACCGCCCCGTCACGGCGCCCGGGAGAAAAGCGCTCTCCCCGTGATCGTCATCCGTGATGGCGAGGTGCCCTGACGCAGCGAGCACGCCATCTTCCTGAACGGCCCCGACATCCGAGCCGGTGATCACAGGGGCATCGTTGGTGCCCTTGATCGTGATCGTGACGACGTGAATGGCGCTGTCGGCTCCCCCGAGATCGGACAGGATGATCTGGTAGGATTCCTGGATCGTCTCTCCGGCTCCGAGTGCGCGCACGAGGGTCTGATCAGGCGTGTAGGTCCATTCCACCGCGCCGTATCCGTCATGGGCAGGCGTTGAAACCCTGGCCTCGAAGACGCCGAGCTTCGACGAGGCAGCGGAAACGGGCTGGACGAGGACATTGTGCCGGTCGCTCGCGTCCGGATCGGTGAAGGCGATGAGACCGCTGGCGCCTGTTACCGCGCTGCTGGTTCCATCGACGATGGCGGCCGCGCTACGGGTTGCAGCAAAGCTCGGCGCCTCCTCTCGATCAGTGATTGTGATGTCGAAGGCCGTGCTGAGCGCGAGGCCCGTCGCATCGGTGGCCGTCACGATCAGGCGGATGCTGGGCTGGCTCTCGTGGTCGAGGGCCTGCCCTGCTCGCAATTGAAGAACGCCGTCGACAACCTCGAAGCGTGCGTCGCTGAGGGTGTAGCTGAACGGACCGCCATCGGGATCGGCAGTCCGCAGAGTTCCGATCCGGGCTCCGGCAGCGTTCTCATCCACCGTCGCCGAGGACAGGACAATCGCACTTGGCGCCTCATCGACAGGCCGGACGACGCGCCCCTCTCCTGCCCCGAAGGTGAGGACGTGTACGAGTGGGTTGACACCGGCACTCGCGACATCCGGGTTGCTCTTCAAGTATTTCAATGTGTCGAGCGCGGCCGAGGGATCGCGCCCTTCGCGCCAGCCAAACAGCATGTAATGCGTGAGAGCATCTATGCCGGAACGCGCCACATCTGGATTGTGCGCAAGATAATAGGCCTTGTCGAACAACGCGTTGGGGCGCCGGCCTTCGAGATTTCCGAAGGTCATGTAGTGGTGAAAGGGATCGATGCCGGATGCCGCGACATCGGGATTCGAGGCTCGATAGAACGCTGCGTCGAAACCTCGTTCCTGCAGCAGGGCCGGGGTTGCGGAGCGACCTTCACGCCGTCCGTAAGCGAGATAGTGCTCAAGCGGGTCAATGCCCGCAGCTGCAACGTCGGGGTTTGCCGCGAGATAGGCGGTTGTTTCA carries:
- a CDS encoding VCBS domain-containing protein; its protein translation is MNAAIFEADLQSKLVGMGGVEIRALFDGAAYLAANPDVAASGLDPLLHYHLFGWKEGRDPSLFFETTAYLAANPDVAAAGIDPLEHYLAYGRREGRSATPALLQERGFDAAFYRASNPDVAASGIDPFHHYMTFGNLEGRRPNALFDKAYYLAHNPDVARSGIDALTHYMLFGWREGRDPSAALDTLKYLKSNPDVASAGVNPLVHVLTFGAGEGRVVRPVDEAPSAIVLSSATVDENAAGARIGTLRTADPDGGPFSYTLSDARFEVVDGVLQLRAGQALDHESQPSIRLIVTATDATGLALSTAFDITITDREEAPSFAATRSAAAIVDGTSSAVTGASGLIAFTDPDASDRHNVLVQPVSAASSKLGVFEARVSTPAHDGYGAVEWTYTPDQTLVRALGAGETIQESYQIILSDLGGADSAIHVVTITIKGTNDAPVITGSDVGAVQEDGVLAASGHLAITDDDHGESAFLPGAVTGRYGSLAIDESGAWTYTLLNGSKAVQGLKAGVHDADLLTVTSLDGTQHVITVTVTGADDAAVIAGVDAGTVREDGLLTAAGQLTISDPDEGDSVFLAGSVTGAYGTLSIDSAGHWVYALLNGHAAVQALGAHDHTTDTLTVASRDGTQHGIVVTIDGTNDAPTFGGISTGSVTEDQVLSANGLLTITDVDAGESSFVAGSYNGSYGIVTIDARGAWTYTLTGNALPAVQALNTGETLSDTISVNAIDGTATPIGITINGTREALFSFDNGLVGWTYTGGATVGATGDGAEGTITSSAGKTAAEIEDFLGLSHGSISTAAGTLPSAGHAMKTTLIVEAGQSVVFDWSFTFTDSGPYQDFGMVSVDGTVSLLAKATSASGSYHSISFATAGPHTLGFAAFDTGDNSVNPILRVDHIDLV